One Aquisediminimonas profunda genomic region harbors:
- a CDS encoding SDR family oxidoreductase → MAGRVQGKVALVTGGAMGLGKADCIRLAEEGAKVIVTDIDIAKAQAVADAIGGEALQHDVRFEDQWKRVIDHIEARHGRLDILVNNAGNVIFESIEDCSTENFRLQMAIHVEGTFFGCKYAMPLLKRSEAASIINMASTASLLGYGAIIAYTAAKGAIRAMTKSIAMHCQDKGYPIRCNVLMPGGIETPMVQAVSGRAGQEAVVPEGVLPKDALGAPKDVANAVLYFASDESRFLTGVEIPIDNGLFARPER, encoded by the coding sequence GTGGCAGGTCGGGTTCAAGGCAAGGTTGCATTAGTGACGGGCGGAGCAATGGGGCTGGGCAAGGCCGATTGCATTCGCCTTGCCGAAGAAGGCGCAAAGGTCATCGTGACCGACATCGACATTGCAAAGGCGCAGGCCGTTGCCGATGCGATTGGCGGCGAGGCCCTCCAGCATGACGTCCGCTTCGAGGATCAGTGGAAGCGCGTCATCGACCATATCGAAGCCCGCCACGGCCGGCTCGATATTCTCGTCAACAATGCCGGCAACGTTATTTTCGAGAGCATCGAAGACTGTTCGACCGAAAACTTCCGGCTCCAGATGGCCATTCACGTTGAAGGCACATTCTTCGGCTGCAAATATGCGATGCCGCTGCTGAAACGATCCGAAGCCGCGTCGATCATCAACATGGCGTCGACGGCATCGCTGCTCGGCTATGGCGCGATCATTGCCTATACCGCTGCCAAAGGCGCAATCCGGGCGATGACCAAATCGATCGCCATGCATTGCCAGGACAAGGGCTATCCGATCCGCTGCAATGTGCTGATGCCAGGCGGCATCGAAACGCCGATGGTTCAGGCCGTCAGCGGCCGGGCAGGGCAGGAAGCGGTTGTTCCGGAAGGTGTTCTGCCAAAGGATGCACTGGGTGCGCCGAAAGATGTGGCGAACGCGGTCCTTTATTTTGCCTCTGACGAGTCACGCTTTCTGACCGGTGTCGAAATCCCGATCGACAACGGACTGTTTGCCCGTCCGGAGCGCTGA
- a CDS encoding aromatic ring-hydroxylating oxygenase subunit alpha → MPTNFGKRSLAAPCYSMVPWEIMMDAREVAMLKAMMEWEGRRTAPPHGFPSLPDMPAGRYTSPEYFALEREHIFRKSWLFAGHIDEIPEPGCHVRWENAGEPLIIVHGMDGVVRAFYNTCRHRGAPVVTAERGKSSRLMCAYHHWTYKTDGSLAGIPEQRDFIDFDPSCRGLIAVRCEMFGNCIFINFDDEAMSLLDWLGPLADEWAEFGFDRVRLAARHSFELKCNWKVAMEANMEVYHVPFIHPNTVAPLVDSRRNFNSFYANGHARMLAPAPPTTDREHVRAIESPPEWKSIDTVGELGRTCTQSYTLFPNWVSPLSNFFVPPLIFWPTSLTTTRLELITMALDWGEGPVPDLWTVPDATSPNGRQMSPIILEDTQFGEAIQKSMASRAFKSVPLSYQEARIYSFHQQCDRMIGIENVPPALRVEQVLGTEWRAPTDPRVAQMHSETSASAQQLAS, encoded by the coding sequence GTGCCTACCAATTTTGGCAAGCGCAGCCTTGCTGCCCCGTGCTACTCTATGGTGCCTTGGGAGATCATGATGGACGCCCGCGAAGTTGCTATGTTGAAGGCCATGATGGAATGGGAAGGGCGCCGCACCGCTCCCCCGCACGGCTTCCCTTCACTGCCCGACATGCCTGCGGGGCGCTACACCAGTCCCGAATATTTTGCGCTGGAGCGCGAGCATATTTTCCGGAAAAGCTGGCTCTTTGCCGGTCATATTGACGAAATCCCGGAACCTGGATGCCACGTCCGCTGGGAGAATGCGGGCGAGCCCCTGATCATCGTGCACGGCATGGATGGCGTAGTTCGCGCCTTCTACAACACCTGCCGCCATCGCGGCGCGCCAGTCGTGACGGCCGAACGCGGCAAGTCGTCCCGTCTCATGTGTGCTTATCATCATTGGACCTACAAGACGGACGGCAGTCTGGCCGGCATTCCCGAACAGCGCGACTTCATCGACTTCGATCCCAGCTGCCGCGGGTTGATCGCGGTGCGCTGCGAGATGTTTGGCAATTGCATATTCATCAACTTCGATGACGAGGCGATGTCGCTTCTCGACTGGCTCGGGCCGCTGGCGGACGAGTGGGCCGAATTCGGGTTTGACCGTGTGCGCCTCGCCGCGCGCCACAGTTTCGAACTCAAGTGCAACTGGAAAGTCGCGATGGAAGCGAACATGGAAGTCTACCATGTTCCCTTCATCCATCCCAACACAGTGGCGCCGCTCGTTGATTCAAGGCGCAATTTCAACAGCTTCTATGCCAATGGCCATGCGCGGATGCTGGCCCCGGCGCCACCGACGACGGATCGGGAGCATGTCCGTGCGATCGAAAGTCCGCCGGAGTGGAAATCGATCGACACGGTCGGAGAACTCGGCCGCACCTGCACGCAAAGCTATACCCTGTTCCCGAACTGGGTTTCGCCGCTGTCCAATTTCTTTGTTCCGCCGCTGATCTTCTGGCCGACCTCGCTCACGACAACTCGGCTTGAGCTCATCACCATGGCACTGGACTGGGGCGAAGGCCCTGTCCCAGACCTGTGGACTGTGCCGGATGCGACCAGCCCGAATGGCCGCCAAATGAGCCCGATCATCCTTGAAGACACGCAATTCGGCGAAGCGATCCAGAAATCCATGGCAAGCCGCGCGTTCAAGAGCGTGCCCCTTAGCTACCAGGAAGCGCGCATTTACAGTTTCCATCAACAGTGCGACCGGATGATCGGCATCGAGAATGTCCCGCCTGCCCTGCGCGTTGAACAGGTACTCGGCACCGAATGGCGCGCGCCGACCGATCCGCGCGTCGCGCAGATGCACAGCGAAACCAGTGCATCGGCACAACAATTGGCATCCTGA